The following proteins are co-located in the Malassezia restricta chromosome II, complete sequence genome:
- a CDS encoding recombining binding protein suppressor of hairless has product MNPHTHDEARASPHEAADFSSTEGDVEAAASKYMDELTARVLASSSAIQDHRGDITPAPDEDEAPLTDGDLDSKTAESLEKFMSTLKEHLQLEQDTWDMSQPSASTSALPLSSLPTTDNMVPMALSPLPPRERVHTLTPDEHCAKVAHLVREHMQQEAHGMHDIVPGSLTPPLMTKIRCVHASVAQKSYGSEKRFLCPPPIVHVQGTLRHTPSTPMLLMQVQGEDGDSFSGEQMTPLDETGHARFTELHVTGTGKAKSFRLQLHLLSPRDGSAPTKRIRVGAGSDAAISRSASWASFDSAPIGIISKPSKRIAKARNVSAHITKDTCVSLFNRINSQTYRTKYLCAQDGRLFAQSRSWTAFRLVVLSRREAAGPQDMADESVLTYGSVIVLVDPDSGASTDPLIVCKVDRGRILPPIDGQIVHDEDEGNAWGAVAQMQKVALMRYVPSESGWSLQPHTPRTYLCAGTPPPAVPALSLEAGAAMRAEAPDDAHSMPLAFASTRPLPWSEHIVMDEAEDAFCWTLVGISHFEYTFMDVDTLGLRGTSASMGLALTPFPLVTTMPFYDAATHKLAMTVQHFFYVRDSAALQTPRDAYAATHAPNAQLEPLEIWLGPLGPLTLASVPVPESDEAEVAVQLPLLAQILGARLGAPKSPLSSCTLPLLFVRAHDSTIYHSGRHVLCQDLVAVVRAAGDNSAANALQKLNVGLGEQAGAHELPPGSVWTLRVI; this is encoded by the coding sequence ATGAATCCACACACACACGatgaggcgcgcgcgtcgccgcatgAGGCAGCTGATTTCTCGAGTACGGAAGGGGATGTAGAAGCTGCTGCCTCCAAATACATGGACGAGCTCACGGCGCGTGTCCTTGCTTCGTCCTCGGCCATCCAGGACCACCGCGGTGACATAACCCCCGCACCcgatgaggacgaggcgccccTCACTGATGGTGATTTGGACTCGAAAACGGCTGAGAGCTTGGAAAAGTTCATGTCCACGCTGAAAGAACATTTGCAACTTGAGCAGGATACATGGGACATGTCGCAACCGTCCGCCTCTACCTCGGCGTTGCCCTTGTCATCCCTACCTACTACTGACAACATGGTACCAATGGCACTTTCGCCTCTTCCTCCGCGCGAGCGAGTGCATACATTGACGCCGGACGAGCACTGTGCGAAGGTGGCGCACCTCGTCCGagagcacatgcagcaagaagcgcatggTATGCACGATATTGTACCTGGCAGCCTGACGCCGCCTCTCATGACCAAGATCAGATGTGTACATGCGAGTGTGGCACAGAAATCCTATGGCTCCGAGAAGCGATTCTTGTGTCCGCCACCGATCGTGCATGTGCAGGGCACGCTTCGGCATACACCGAGCACCCCCATGTTGCTCATGCAGGTGCAGGGTGAGGATGGCGACAGTTTCTCAGGTGAGCAAATGACGCCTCTGGATGAAACAGGACACGCGCGATTCACCGAATTGCATGTCACCGGCACGGGCAAGGCCAAGAGTTTCCGCCTCCAGCTCCATTTGCTATCGCCGAGGGATGGTTCTGCTCCTACCAAGCGCATCCGAGTGGGTGCCGGATCAGACGCAGCTATATCGCGTAGTGCCAGCTGGGCCAGCTTTGACTCGGCGCCCATTGGCATTATTTCCAAACCGTCCAAACGCATTGCCAAGGCGCGAAATGTGTCGGCCCATATTACGAAAGACACATGTGTGTCGCTCTTTAATCGCATCAATTCCCAGACATACCGCACCAAGTATCTGTGTGCACAAGATGGTCGGCTATTTGCACAAAGTCGTTCATGGACGGCATTTCGCCTTGTGGTGCTCTCACGGCGCGAGGCAGCTGGGCCCCAAGACATGGCGGATGAAAGCGTACTCACCTATGGCTCTGTCATTGTGTTGGTCGATCCTGACTCTGGAGCTTCGACAGATCCCCTTATCGTGTGCAAGGTAGACCGCGGGCGTATTTTGCCTCCTATCGATGGCCAGATCGTGCACGATGAGGACGAAGGAAACGCATGGGGCGCTGTGGCGCAGATGCAAAAGGTAGCTCTTATGCGCTATGTGCCATCTGAGAGTGGCTGGTCGTTGCAACCACATACGCCGAGAACGTACTTGTGTGCAGGCACACCACCACCGGCGGTACCGGCGCTGTCGCTGGAGGCCGGCGCGGCAATGCGTGCTGAAGCACCAGACGATGCACACTCGATGCCTCTTGCCTTCGCTAGCACACGACCCCTGCCATGGTCGGAGCATATtgtgatggacgaggccgaaGACGCCTTTTGCTGGACGCTTGTGGGCATTTCACACTTTGAGTACACGTTCATGGACGTGGATACGCTCGGATTGCGCGGCACATCGGCTTCGATGGGCCTGGCCCTCACGCCTTTTCCACTCGTTACGACCATGCCTTTTTACGACGCTGCGACTCATAAACTCGCGATGACAGTACAGCATTTTTTCTACGTGCGGGACTCAGCCGCCCTGCAAacgccgcgcgacgcgtatgctgccacgcacgcgccaaACGCGCAACTCGAGCCGCTCGAAATATGGCTGGGGCCACTGGGGCCCCTGACGCTCGCTTCTGTGCCGGTGCCGGAAAGCGACGAGGCTGAAGTCGCCGTTCAGCTTCCGCTGCTTGCACAAATCCTTGGTGCGCGTCTCGGCGCACCCAAGTCGCCCCTCTCGTCCTGCACGCTTCCGCTGCTCTTTGTGCGCGCGCACGACAGTACAATATACCATTCTGGACGCCATGTGTTGTGTCAAGATCTCGTGGCTGTCGTGCGTGCAGCCGGCGATAACAGTGCCGCTAATGCGTTACAGAAGCTCAATGTCGGTCTAGGGGAGCAGGCCGGGGCTCATGAGCTTCCGCCTGGTAGTGTATGGACATTACGAGTGATTTAG
- a CDS encoding ribosomal biogenesis protein LAS1: MRLPRRSPYYGHVGDELAYVHEGLYSNRLDQSSVESALGVVRLWMHRGSCPQAVESTALLVQSIVSDQAHASDYAARALYAMALTRFVNSVVDSFQTGAFAQSIGAIAERIGLPQWLVQVRHSATHEDLPSKSVCRTACERALAWLDQHYWKPTLYAHDDTLEDPAAPDDTATVRAAQLVYAYRKHATAVLRDASLAQRSAPPHLHALSDIEQWVRDACQQQRQPSSTAARLGRDAQNTDNEIQHQDVAPILTVLVSQLLLPGALFPADLKRRRTWHVPDEAAQVWDPLLWRMHHISSLFLPMLSDALVQASTSFGSYVRGWLEHLSHFDVGVPSDVRQGVLQRRFAPHVMPLSRVIVYSALNASRSDEDDMHHLAKTIYQADADEAWRQSIAELCRVRTISTEGVEIPASACLAEMETRAVAPLDVPAQPAQLTNDDEDAPTGWRRAPRSYTPTPIGCLQGQRPPLLLLNHS; this comes from the coding sequence atgcgcctgccgcggcgctcgccgtACTATGGACATGTCGGTGACGAGCTCGCATACGTTCACGAGGGTCTGTATAGCAACAGGCTTGATCAGTCGAGCGTAGAGTCTGCTCTAGGCGTTGTGCGCCTCTGGATGCATCGTGGATCGTGTCCACAGGCCGTTGAGTcgacggcgctgctggtCCAGAGCATCGTGTCGGACCAAGCGCACGCATCTGACTATGCTGCCCGTGCCCTGTATGCCATGGCGCTCACGCGCTTTGTCAACTCGGTTGTCGACTCGTTCCAGACAGGCGCATTTGCTCAGTCTATTGGCGCGATTGCTGAGCGCATTGGCCTGCCGCAATGGCTCGTGCAAGTGCGCCACTCAGCGACGCATGAAGACCTTCCGAGCAAGAGTGTATGTCGAACTGCATGCGAACGCGCCCTCGCCTGGCTTGATCAGCACTACTGGAAGCCCACGCTGTACGCACATGATGATACCCTAGAAGACCCAGCTGCGCCGGATGACACGGCCACGGTGCGAGCGGCTCAACTTGTGTATGCGTACCGCAAGCACGCCACGGCTGTACTGAGAGACGCGAGCTTGGCTCAGCGTAGTGCTCCACCGCATCTTCATGCGCTCTCCGACATCGAGCAGTGGGTCCGTGACGCATGCCAACAACAACGCCAGCCGTCCAGTACGGCGGCGAGGCTTGGTCGTGATGCACAGAACACGGACAATGAAATACAGCACCAGGATGTGGCGCCCATCTTGACTGTGCTCGTATCGCAGCTCCTCTTACCAGGCGCCCTCTTTCCGGCCGATCTGAAGCGACGCAGAACATGGCACGTCCCAGACGAGGCCGCGCAGGTATGGGATCCCCTGCTATGGCGCATGCATCACATATCATCTTTGTTCTTACCGATGCTGTCTGATGCACTTGTGCAGGCATCGACTTCCTTTGGCTCGTATGTGCGTGGGTGGCTCGAGCACCTGTCCCACTTTGACGTGGGCGTGCCGAGTGACGTGCGACAGGGCGTCTTGCAGCGGCGTTTTGCACCTCACGTCATGCCATTGTCTCGCGTGATTGTGTACAGTGCATTGAATGCGTCTCGTTCCGACGAGGACGATATGCACCATCTGGCCAAGACCATCTATCAGGCCGACGCCGATGAAGCCTGGCGTCAGAGTATCGCCGAGTTGTGCCGCGTGCGAACGATATCTACGGAAGGTGTCGAGATACCCGCTTCTGCGTGTTTAGCCGAGATGGAGACCCGCGCTGTTGCACCGCTAGATGTTCCGGCGCAGCCCGCTCAGCTGACGaatgacgacgaagacgcgcCTACAGGATGGCGTCGCGCACCTCGGTCGTacacgccgacgcccaTCGGATGCCTGCAGGGTCAGCGACCGCCCTTACTGCTGCTAAATCACTCGTAA
- a CDS encoding phosphoribosylaminoimidazole-succinocarboxamide synthase has product MSAAVTQTTLPLPLISRGKVRDIYDAQLTEGLYKDALLIVATDRISAYDVVLANGIPDKGRILHAISTMWFEMLTPHIVPSHVLATKWEQLPADLQKKLEGVREQVDGRAMLVRRAKVLPIEAIVRGYLSGSAWKEYQKTTHVHGQPLVPGLRESQRIPDGPLFTPSTKAEVGEHDENISVEQATQLLGDGLAKKVQDKSVALFTAASEFAEQHGLILADTKFEFGLVEDGELIVVDEVLTPDSSRFWPKDTYQVGQSQPSFDKQFVRDWMTSQGLDKTAIHSKEPVVLPDGVVQQTTALYREAYKRFTGKDFA; this is encoded by the coding sequence ATGTCGGCAGCAGTGACACAGACGACGCTGCCCTTGCCGCTGATCTCGCGCGGCAAGGTGCGTGACATTTATGATGCACAGTTGACAGAGGGCCTATACAAGGATGCACTCTTGATTGTAGCCACCGATCGCATCTCCGCGTACGATGTGGTTCTTGCTAACGGTATCCCAGACAAGGGCCGAATCCTGCATGCCATCTCAACGATGTGGTTTGAAATGCTGACGCCCCATATCGTGCCATCCCATGTGCTCGCGACCAAGTGGGAGCAGCTCCCCGCGGATCTCCAGAAGAAGCTCGAGGGTGTGCGAGAGCAGGTGGATGGCCGTGCCATGCTCGTTCGGCGTGCCAAGGTGCTGCCGATCGAGGCGATTGTGCGTGGCTACCTGTCGGGCAGCGCGTGGAAAGAGTACCAGAAGACGACGCACGTACACGGACAACCACTTGTACCTGGACTCCGCGAGAGCCAGAGGATTCCTGATGGCCCCCTCTTTACGCCCTCGACCAAGGCCGAGGTGGGCGAGCATGACGAGAATATCAGTGTGGAACAGGCCACCCAGCTCCTGGGCGACGGGCTTGCTAAGAAGGTGCAGGACAAGTCTGTCGCCCTATTCACGGCTGCGTCTGAGTTTGCCGAGCAGCATGGTCTTATCCTGGCCGACACCAAGTTTGAGTTTGGTCTCGTGGAAGACGGTGAGCTGATCGTGGTCGACGAAGTGCTGACGCCTGACTCGTCGCGCTTCTGGCCAAAGGACACGTATCAAGTGGGGCAGTCGCAGCCGAGCTTTGACAAGCAGTTTGTGCGTGACTGGATGACATCGCAAGGTCTAGACAAGACGGCGATCCACTCGAAGGAACCTGTCGTGCTCCCTGACGGGGTCGTGCAACAGACGACGGCATTGTACCGTGAGGCATACAAGCGCTTTACAGGAAAGGACTTTGCATAG
- a CDS encoding kinesin family member 11, with product MSTTYRRAHLGLRAPGRAVSASAASSVRAAPGGRSASATSVPDHRRAETSMRVLVRVRGTAPAGESVLVTEGARGEHVTLVQDASPSSSRSRTYAFDQVLSAEADQNMVYTEAIGSVLDDVLLGYHCTIFAYGQTGTGKTHTMEGDLSSFMETYAPDAGVIPRALYRLFHVLESRGSDFAVRMSLVELYNEELRDLLSDEPTSLRMYDDPRGRGIMLQGVEEVPLTSAAHGLALLRRGSERRHVASTLCNHTSSRSHCVFSLTVHVKDTTGTRSQGEEMMRIGKMNLVDLAGSESIGRSGAEHRRAREAGAINQSLLTLGRVINALVEGSAHVPYRESRLTRLLQDSLGGRAKTCIIATVSDDRENVEETLSTLDYASRAKSIKNRPEASQRMTRAALLREYVAEMDRLRSDLAATRAQNGIYVSQESWAHMEAERALLRKQLDEHQRGADVSASRLHSMQEQLEQNSRVLAKREADAARAESELQTLAQRAQEDLASLMERVRAHAACIQRSIASSLTSMESVGDAPAFTEHVAQILQQHLDALHTEHTRSAAAFGTSIQTHARHVAELLETSQSLGRAWHTSLIETASRTEAFAQHAQASSAHAHEHAVRAAQRWNEAQRAMQTDADTLKAALVQAIDTFVHTQDTRLAHHASEATHAERDAAHAHASTIPLITAQQQAMQQARHEHQTALMQMEQAVRHVTDSEQSHQQAWSAHQRHVQDAEDTARESVGQATEQVAAPAEQYIQASRASTRTAIQTVKEVHTALGTLTDRWPLQDYDTNRDVPSITPRKRHVP from the coding sequence atgtcgacgacgtACCGACGTGCGCACCTTGGCCTGCGTGCGCCTGGGCGCGCCGTATCGGCGAGTGCGGCAAGTAGCGTGCGTGCTGCACCAGGAGGCCGCTCTGCCTCGGCTACGAGTGTGCCGGATCATCGCCGTGCGGAGACATCGATGCGAGTgctggtgcgtgtgcggGGCACGGCACCGGCGGGCGAGAGTGTGCTGGTCACAGAGGGGGCGCGTGGTGAGCATGtgacgctcgtgcaggatgcgtcgccgtcgtcatcgcGCTCTAGAACGTACGCGTTTGATCAGGTGCTAAGTGCAGAGGCGGATCAGAATATGGTGTATACGGAAGCCATAGGGAGCGTActggacgatgtgctcCTAGGATACCATTGCACGATTTTCGCGTATGGACAGACGGGCACAGGCAAGACACATACGATGGAGGGTGATTTATCGTCGTTCATGGAAACGTATGCACCCGACGCAGGCGTGATTCCACGCGCCTTGTACCGCCTCTTTCatgtgctcgagtcgcgcggcagcgactTTGCGGTGCGCATGTCTTTGGTCGAGCTGTACAATGAGGAGCTGCGTGACCTGCTCAGTGATGAGCCGACGTCTCTGCGTATGTACGACGATCCACGGGGCCGCGGCATCATGCTGCAGGGTGTGGAAGAAGTGCCACTTACgagtgcagcgcatgggcTGGCACTCTTACGACGAGGAAGTGAGCGACGGCACGTCGCCTCGACGCTGTGCAACCATACGTCCAGTCGCTCCCACTGCGTATTCTCGCTGACAGTGCATGTCAAGGACACGACTGGCACGCGCAGCCAAGGCGAGGAAATGATGCGGATCGGCAAGATGAATCTGGTGGATTTGGCCGGCAGCGAGAGCATCGGACGCAGCGGTGCCGAGCAtcggcgcgcacgcgaGGCTGGCGCGATCAACCAGAGCCTGTTGACGCTCGGCCGGGTGATCAACGCCCTCGTAGAAGGGAgtgcgcatgtgccgtaCCGCGAGTCGCGGCTGACACGTTTGCTGCAAGACTCGCTGGGTGGACGTGCCAAGACTTGCATTATCGCGACCGTCAGTGACGACCGCGAAAACGTGGAAGAGACGCTGTCCACGCTGGACTATGCGTCTCGGGCCAAATCGATCAAAAACCGCCCCGAGGCGAGTCAGCGCATGACTCGTGCAGCGCTTCTCCGTGAATACGTCGCTGAAATGGACCGTCTACGCAGTGACTTGGCCGCCACACGCGCCCAAAACGGCATCTACGTGAGCCAAGAATCCTGGGCCCATATGGAAGCTGAGCGTGCACTTCTCAGaaagcagctcgacgagcaccaGCGTGGCGCCGATGTATCGGCGAGCCGGCTGCACAGCATGCaggagcagctcgagcagaaTTCACGTGTGCTGGCGAAACGCGAggcggacgcggcgcgggcCGAGTCAGAGCTACAGACCCTGGCTCAGCGGGCCCAAGAAGATCTGGCTTCCCTCATGGAGCGCGTTCGtgcacatgctgcatgcATCCAGCGGAGCATCGCGTCCTCGCTGACGTCCATGGAATCTGTCGGCGATGCCCCTGCTTTCActgagcacgtcgcgcagaTTCTGCAGCAACatcttgatgcgctgcacaccGAGCATACCCGGTCAGCCGCTGCCTTCGGCACGTCCATTCAGACGCATGCGAGGCATGTAGCGGAGCTGCTAGAGACATCTCAAAGTCTGGGACGCGCATGGCACACGAGCCTCATTGAGACTGCGTCACGTACCGAGGCGtttgcgcagcacgcccaGGCAAGctcagcacacgcacacgagcatgccgtgcgcgctgcgcagcgGTGGAACGAGGcccagcgcgccatgcagaCGGACGCAGATACACTCAAAGCAGCTCTCGTTCAAGCTATCGATACCTTTGTGCATACCCAAGACACCCGTCTGGCTCACCACGCGAGTGAAGCAACGCATGCAGAGCgcgatgccgcgcatgcccaTGCATCTACGATACCGCTTATCACGGCTCAGCAacaggccatgcagcaaGCCAGGCATGAGCACCAGACCGCTCTGATGCAGATGGAGCAGGCAGTGCGACACGTTACTGACAGCGAGCAGTCCCACCAGCAAGCATGGAGCGCGCACCAGCGGCACGTCCAAGACGCCGAAGACACGGCCCGCGAAAGCGTCGGACAGGCTACGGAGCAGGTTGCTGCACCTGCGGAGCAATACATTCaggcatcgcgcgcgtcgactCGCACAGCCATTCAGACCGTCAAGGAGGTACACACGGCACTGGGCACGCTGACCGACCGTTGGCCTCTGCAGGACTATGATACCAACCGTGATGTGCCCAGTATTACGCCTCGGAAGCGGCACGTACCATAG
- a CDS encoding COMPASS component SWD3, translated as MVSSQPPDTGDAYTLQYMLYGHTRGVTCLSFSPDGEKLATGGADALVNIWQVRSGRLLHTVAGHTQGVNGLCWTRDSCYVASVSDDKTVRLWDADTGRLVRTLLGHTSYIMCVACHPLSTLLVSGGFDETIRLWDMQRGTCHREIAAHSEAVTSLDFCADGTMIASSSYDGLIRLWDTNAGLCLRTLQHTDQAPVGSVQFSPSSLHLLASSLDHVVRLWDIANARVVKSYTSHKNAQYAGTSLFVLDGTHTRVVCGSEDHCVYVWDVQTKEVVCKLAAHRDVVSCVAVHPTRPLLASGSLAQDASVALWCAPHSTIT; from the coding sequence ATGGTGTCGTCCCAGCCCCCTGACACGGGCGATGCCTACACCTTGCAGTACATGTTGTATGGACATACTCGGGGCGTCACATGCCTGTCTTTCTCACCCGATGGTGAGAAATTAGCGACGGGCGGTGCGGATGCGCTTGTGAACATATGGCAAGTCCGGTCAGGGCGGCTGCTGCATACCGTCGCAGGGCATACGCAGGGCGTGAATGGCTTGTGCTGGACACGAGATTCATGCTATGTCGCAAGTGTATCCGATGACAAAACGGTGCGTCTGTGGGATGCGGACACGGGACGACTTGTACGCACGCTCCTTGGGCATACGTCGTACATCATGTGCGTCGCATGTCATCCGCTAAGTACGCTGCTGGTCAGTGGTGGATTTGACGAGACCATTCGCCTATGGGACATGCAGCGAGGCACTTGCCACCGTGAGATTGCGGCACACTCCGAGGCAGTCACGAGCTTGGACTTTTGTGCTGACGGCACCATGAtcgccagcagctcgtACGATGGCCTAATTCGACTGTGGGATACCAATGCGGGCCTGTGCCTCcgcacgctgcagcacacCGATCAGGCGCCTGTCGGCTCCGTCCAGTTCTCGCCGTCATCGCTGCACCTTCTCGCATCCAGTCTCGATCATGTGGTGCGCCTTTGGGACATTGCCaatgcgcgcgtcgtcaaGTCCTACACGTCCCACAAGAATGCCCAGTATGCCGGTACGAGCCTCTTTGTGTTGGACGGCACACATACCCGCGTCGTCTGTGGCAGCGAAGACCACTGCGTCTACGTATGGGATGTGCAGACCAAAGAGGTCGTGTGCAAACTTGCCGCCCACCGAGACGTCGTCtcctgcgtcgctgtgcACCCCACGCGACCCCTGCTCGCCTCGGGCAGCCTGGCCCAGGACGCCAGTGTCGCCCTGTGGTGCGCTCCACATAGTACGATCACGTGA
- a CDS encoding DNA-directed RNA polymerase II subunit RPB4: MSGTPAFKRLRRGAVEVEDASTGKLGPEFQDAGCLLNSEVHLFFSRPGEASEGLSSVTQKTKEYVDDFSRFKDQSTIREVRALLIKHAAQPDMDEADEHKGLQLSQFEMAQLANLSITDIDEARTLIPTLATKDETQLESLLHELSAIRSFA; encoded by the exons ATGTCGGGAACGCCAGCGTTCAAGCGTCTTCGCCGCGGTGCCGTTGAGGTAGAGGATGCAAGCACGGGCAAATTAGGACCTG AATTTCAGGATGCAGGATGCCTGCTCAACTCGGAAGTGCATCTCTTCTTTTCTCGACCTGGCGAGGCGTCGGAAGGTCTTTCTTC TGTCACGCAAAAAACCAAGGAATATGTCGACGATTTCAGCAGGTTCAAGGACCAGTCTACGATTCGAGAAgtgcgcgccttgctcatcaagcatgcggcgcagccagacatggacgaggccgacgagcaCAAAGGTCTGCAACTGTCACAATTTGAGATGGCGCAACTCGCCAACCTTTCCATCACAGAtatcgacgaggcacgtACTCTGATTCCCAC ACTCGCTACCAAGGACGAAACGCAGCTGGAATCCCTACTTCATGAACTCTCTGCGATTCGTTCGTTCGCCTAA
- a CDS encoding mitochondrial serine protease → MLFSTWLGRTLHTTSRCSARVSRLHRADVNNARRIRLTPPPSIFRALGFVGGVSAVTYLGCAAWSVRTNERIARETDASISFSFFLGTRKNYEMLVQNDRAEQWAQGYHRLAVSLQAWPHALRRACLCVYEKVADTYLGLPTYQQAVVPLVALHTAVFAAWMLSPALRTTSLMYRLFTHRPASGRVVTLLTSATSHKGLAHFVLNNLALWSVGSCAIQALPRDKRDAQVEADTQPHFVAFYVAAGLFASLVSHLALAWRWRMVPKPAPRLARRASLGASGAIYAAFALCACTMPHVQLSLVFLPMLTFPIKWGFGSLVLLDVVGAVRGWRVFDHVAHLGGAAFGFVYYLVGPSIWNACRSIYGIRRTNESQRVHEVGIPAAFRPW, encoded by the coding sequence ATGCTCTTCTCGACATGGCTGGGGCGTACGCTGCATACGACCTCCCGGTGttcggcgcgcgtgtcgcgtTTGCATCGTGCGGACGTGAATAATGCACGGCGCATTCGTCTGACCCCGCCGCCATCCATTTTTCGTGCCTTGGGGTTCGTAGGTGGCGTGTCAGCCGTTACGTACCTGggatgcgcggcatggtCGGTGCGTACcaatgagcgcatcgcgcgcgaAACAGACGCCAGCATCTCCTTTTCGTTTttccttggcacgcgcaAGAATTACGAGATGCTCGTGCAGAATGATCGCGCGGAGCAATGGGCCCAAGGATACCATCGCCTGGCTGTCTCTCTGCAAGCGTggccgcatgcgctgcgccgtgcctgCTTGTGCGTGTACGAAAAAGTCGCTGATACGTACCTTGGACTACCGACATATCAGCAAGCTGTCGTGCCGCTGGTGGCATTGCATACAGCCGTCTTTGCGGCATGGATGCTATCGCCTGCTCTGCGTACGACGTCCCTCATGTACCGCTTATTTACGCATCGACCTGCCTCAGGTCGTGTTGTGACACTGCTTACCTCTGCTACGAGTCACAAGGGCCTCGCTCACTTCGTCCTGAACAATTTGGCATTATGGTCTGTCGGGAGTTGCGCCATCCAAGCGCTGCCTCGCGACAAGCGCGACGCTCAGGTCGAGGCAGATACCCAACCGCATTTTGTGGCGTTCTACGTGGCAGCTGGCCTGTTTGCATCGCTTGTGAGTCACCTAGCCCTTGCCTGGCGGTGGCGCATGGTACCCAAGCCAGCCCCGAGACtggcgcgacgcgccagTCTCGGGGCCAGTGGTGCGATTTATGCCGCCTTTGCCCTATGCGCTTGTACGATGCCGCATGTACAACTTAGTCTTGTGTTCTTGCCCATGTTGACGTTCCCTATCAAGTGGGGCTTTGGCAGTCTCGTGCTCCTTGATGTGGTAGGCGCCGTTCGTGGGTGGCGCGTGTTTGATCATGTGGCTCATttgggcggcgctgcgttTGGCTTTGTATATTATTTGGTGGGTCCCTCGATATGGAATGCATGCAGAAGCATCTATGGTATTAGGCGAACGAACGAATCGCAGAGAGTTCATGAAGTAGGGATTCCAGCTGCGTTTCGTCCTTGGTAG